One segment of Cynocephalus volans isolate mCynVol1 chromosome 8, mCynVol1.pri, whole genome shotgun sequence DNA contains the following:
- the CCNL2 gene encoding cyclin-L2 isoform X4 codes for MAAAAPGTPGSAAPAAAAAAGGPGSGGAVPGSQGVLIGDRLYSGVLITLENCLLPDDKLRFTPSMSSGLDTDTETDLRVVGCELIQAAGILLRLPQVAMATGQVLFQRFFYTKSFVKHSMEHVSMACVHLASKIEEAPRRIRDVINVFHRLRHLREKKKPVPLVLDQDYVNLKNQIIKAERRVLKELGFCVHVKHPHKIIVMYLQVLECERNQHLVQTSWVASEGK; via the exons ATGGCGGCGGCGGCGCCCGGGACTCCGGGGTCGGCGGCCCctgcggcagcggcggcggccgGCGGCCCGGGCTCGGGGGGCGCAGTCCCCGGGTCGCAGGGGGTGCTGATCGGGGACAGGCTGTACTCCGGGGTGCTCATCACCTTGGAGAACTGCCTCCTGCCGGACGACAAGCTGCGCTTCACGCCGTCCATGTCAAGCGGCCTCGACACCGACACGGAGACCGACCTCCGCGTGGTGGGCTGCGAGCTCATTCAGGCTGCGGGCATCCTGCTCCGCCTGCCACAG GTGGCCATGGCGACCGGACAGGTGCTGTTCCAGCGGTTCTTCTACACCAAGTCCTTCGTGAAGCATTCCATGGAG CACGTGTCCATGGCCTGCGTCCACCTGGCCTCCAAGATAGAAGAGGCGCCCAGACGGATACGGGACGTCATCAACGTGTTCCATCGCCTGCGACACCTGAGGGAGAAAAA GAAACCGGTGCCTCTAGTACTGGATCAAGACTATGTTAACTTAAAGAATCAAATTATAAAAGCGGAAAGACGAGTTCTCAAAGAGCTGGGGTTTTGCGTCCACGTGAAGCATCCTCACAAG ATAATCGTTATGTACCTTCAGGTGTTAGAGTGTGAGCGTAACCAACACCTGGTCCAGACCTCATG GGTAGCCTCTGAGGGTAAGTGA
- the CCNL2 gene encoding cyclin-L2 isoform X1 produces the protein MAAAAPGTPGSAAPAAAAAAGGPGSGGAVPGSQGVLIGDRLYSGVLITLENCLLPDDKLRFTPSMSSGLDTDTETDLRVVGCELIQAAGILLRLPQVAMATGQVLFQRFFYTKSFVKHSMEHVSMACVHLASKIEEAPRRIRDVINVFHRLRHLREKKKPVPLVLDQDYVNLKNQIIKAERRVLKELGFCVHVKHPHKIIVMYLQVLECERNQHLVQTSWNYMNDSLRTDVFVRFQPESIACACIYLAARTLEIPLPNRPHWFLLFGATEEEIQEICLKILQLYTRKKVDLTHLESEVEKRKLAMEAAKAQARGLPPGGAQLLDGPAGFSPASKLVESPKDGKGNKPSPLSGKNAQRTVEGVRKAEADGPVNGLSKAAGSQSRSRSREQSCSRSPSRSASPKRRKSDSGSTSGGSKSQSRSRSRSDSPPRQPHRGAPYKGSERRGSRKSKDCKYPTQRPHRSRSQSSSRSRSQSRERVGNSGKYKKKSHYYRDQRRERSRSYERTGHRYERDHPGHSRHRR, from the exons ATGGCGGCGGCGGCGCCCGGGACTCCGGGGTCGGCGGCCCctgcggcagcggcggcggccgGCGGCCCGGGCTCGGGGGGCGCAGTCCCCGGGTCGCAGGGGGTGCTGATCGGGGACAGGCTGTACTCCGGGGTGCTCATCACCTTGGAGAACTGCCTCCTGCCGGACGACAAGCTGCGCTTCACGCCGTCCATGTCAAGCGGCCTCGACACCGACACGGAGACCGACCTCCGCGTGGTGGGCTGCGAGCTCATTCAGGCTGCGGGCATCCTGCTCCGCCTGCCACAG GTGGCCATGGCGACCGGACAGGTGCTGTTCCAGCGGTTCTTCTACACCAAGTCCTTCGTGAAGCATTCCATGGAG CACGTGTCCATGGCCTGCGTCCACCTGGCCTCCAAGATAGAAGAGGCGCCCAGACGGATACGGGACGTCATCAACGTGTTCCATCGCCTGCGACACCTGAGGGAGAAAAA GAAACCGGTGCCTCTAGTACTGGATCAAGACTATGTTAACTTAAAGAATCAAATTATAAAAGCGGAAAGACGAGTTCTCAAAGAGCTGGGGTTTTGCGTCCACGTGAAGCATCCTCACAAG ATAATCGTTATGTACCTTCAGGTGTTAGAGTGTGAGCGTAACCAACACCTGGTCCAGACCTCATG GAACTACATGAACGACAGCCTCCGCACTGACGTCTTCGTGCGGTTCCAGCCTGAGAGCATTGCCTGCGCCTGCATCTATCTCGCCGCCCGGACGCTGGAG ATCCCTTTGCCCAATCGTCCCCACTGGTTTCTTTTGTTTGGAGCAACTGAAGAAGAAATTCAAGAAATCTGCTTAAAAATCCTGCAGCTTTATACTCGGAAGAag GTTGACCTGACGCACTTGGAGAGTGAGGTGGAAAAGAGAAAGCTCGCCATGGAGGCGGCGAAGGCACAGGCGCGGGGCCTGCCGCCAGGGGGCGCGCAATTGCTGGACGGCCCCGCGGGCTTCTCCCCGGCCTCCAAGCTGG TAGAATCACCCAAAGATGGGAAAGGAAACAAGCCTTCCCCGCTGTCCGGGAAGAATGCCCAGAGGACAGTGGAGGGTGTGAGGAAAGCTGAGGCAGACGGCCCTGTGAACGGCTTGTCCAAGGCAGCAGGGAGTCAGAGCCGGAGCAGGAGCCGTGAGCAGAGCTGCTCGAGGTCCCCGTCGCGGTCTGCTTCTCCTAAGAGGAG GAAGAGTGACAGCGGCTCAACGTCTGGCGGGTCCAAGTCACAGAGCCGCTCGCGGAGCCGGAGTGACTCCCCACCGAGACAGCCGCATCGAGGCGCTCCCTACAAAGGCTCTGAGAGGAGGGGCTCTCGGAAGTCCAAGGACTGCAAGTACCCCACCCAGAGGCCACACAGGTCTCGGAGCCAGAGCTCCTCCCGGTCTAGAAGCCAGTCACGGGAGCGGGTGGGTAATTCTggaaaatacaagaagaaaagtCATTACTACAGAGATCAGCGACGGGAGCGTTCGCGGTCATACGAGCGCACTGGCCATCGCTATGAGCGGGACCACCCTGGGCACAGTAGGCATCGGAGGTGA
- the CCNL2 gene encoding cyclin-L2 isoform X3 has product MNDSLRTDVFVRFQPESIACACIYLAARTLEIPLPNRPHWFLLFGATEEEIQEICLKILQLYTRKKVDLTHLESEVEKRKLAMEAAKAQARGLPPGGAQLLDGPAGFSPASKLVESPKDGKGNKPSPLSGKNAQRTVEGVRKAEADGPVNGLSKAAGSQSRSRSREQSCSRSPSRSASPKRRKSDSGSTSGGSKSQSRSRSRSDSPPRQPHRGAPYKGSERRGSRKSKDCKYPTQRPHRSRSQSSSRSRSQSRERVGNSGKYKKKSHYYRDQRRERSRSYERTGHRYERDHPGHSRHRR; this is encoded by the exons ATGAACGACAGCCTCCGCACTGACGTCTTCGTGCGGTTCCAGCCTGAGAGCATTGCCTGCGCCTGCATCTATCTCGCCGCCCGGACGCTGGAG ATCCCTTTGCCCAATCGTCCCCACTGGTTTCTTTTGTTTGGAGCAACTGAAGAAGAAATTCAAGAAATCTGCTTAAAAATCCTGCAGCTTTATACTCGGAAGAag GTTGACCTGACGCACTTGGAGAGTGAGGTGGAAAAGAGAAAGCTCGCCATGGAGGCGGCGAAGGCACAGGCGCGGGGCCTGCCGCCAGGGGGCGCGCAATTGCTGGACGGCCCCGCGGGCTTCTCCCCGGCCTCCAAGCTGG TAGAATCACCCAAAGATGGGAAAGGAAACAAGCCTTCCCCGCTGTCCGGGAAGAATGCCCAGAGGACAGTGGAGGGTGTGAGGAAAGCTGAGGCAGACGGCCCTGTGAACGGCTTGTCCAAGGCAGCAGGGAGTCAGAGCCGGAGCAGGAGCCGTGAGCAGAGCTGCTCGAGGTCCCCGTCGCGGTCTGCTTCTCCTAAGAGGAG GAAGAGTGACAGCGGCTCAACGTCTGGCGGGTCCAAGTCACAGAGCCGCTCGCGGAGCCGGAGTGACTCCCCACCGAGACAGCCGCATCGAGGCGCTCCCTACAAAGGCTCTGAGAGGAGGGGCTCTCGGAAGTCCAAGGACTGCAAGTACCCCACCCAGAGGCCACACAGGTCTCGGAGCCAGAGCTCCTCCCGGTCTAGAAGCCAGTCACGGGAGCGGGTGGGTAATTCTggaaaatacaagaagaaaagtCATTACTACAGAGATCAGCGACGGGAGCGTTCGCGGTCATACGAGCGCACTGGCCATCGCTATGAGCGGGACCACCCTGGGCACAGTAGGCATCGGAGGTGA
- the AURKAIP1 gene encoding small ribosomal subunit protein mS38: MFLVRLTSHLGRAARWAGCSRASSVSGVLGSHACRPQYSTQPTGPNRAASLPARRAQLELEEMLVPRKMSISPLESWLTARYLLPGLDSGAAGTVVPGQFYECPPIQVVEWDKQQGGEEVWEEPQMQCKNVLKIRRRKMNHHKYRKLVKKTRFLRRKVREARLKRKQLKFERDLRRIWLKAGLKEAPEGWQTPNIYLRGK; this comes from the exons ATGTTCCTGGTGCGCCTGACTTCTCACCTGGGCAGGGCTGCCCGCTGGGCAG GCTGCAGTCGGGCCTCGTCTGTCTCAGGGGTGCTGGGCAGCCACGCCTGCAGGCCCCAGTATAGCACGCAGCCAACAGGTCCAAACAgggctgcctccctccctgcccggAGGGCCCAGCTGGAGCTTGAGGAGATGCTGGTCCCCAGGAAGATGTCCATCAGCCCCCTGGAGAGCTGGCTTACTGCCCGCTACCTCCTGCCTGGACTGGATTCTGGGGCAGCAGGGACTGTGGTCCCGGGCCAGTTCTACGAGTGTCCACCTATCCAGGTGGTGGAGTGGGACAAGCAGCAGGGGGGCGAGGAGGTCTGGGAAGAACCTCAGATGCAGTGCAAAAACGTGCTGAAGATCCGCCGGCGGAAGATGAACCACCACAAGTACCGCAAGCTGGTCAAGAAGACGCGGTTCCTGCGACGGAAGGTCCGTGAAGCACGCTTGAAGCGCAAGCAG CTCAAGTTTGAGAGAGACCTGAGGCGAATCTGGCTGAAGGCGGGACTGAAGGAAGCCCCTGAAGGCTGGCAGACCCCCAACATCTACCTGAGAGGCAAATGA
- the CCNL2 gene encoding cyclin-L2 isoform X2 produces MAAAAPGTPGSAAPAAAAAAGGPGSGGAVPGSQGVLIGDRLYSGVLITLENCLLPDDKLRFTPSMSSGLDTDTETDLRVVGCELIQAAGILLRLPQVAMATGQVLFQRFFYTKSFVKHSMEHVSMACVHLASKIEEAPRRIRDVINVFHRLRHLREKKKPVPLVLDQDYVNLKNQIIKAERRVLKELGFCVHVKHPHKIIVMYLQVLECERNQHLVQTSWNYMNDSLRTDVFVRFQPESIACACIYLAARTLEIPLPNRPHWFLLFGATEEEIQEICLKILQLYTRKKVDLTHLESEVEKRKLAMEAAKAQARGLPPGGAQLLDGPAGFSPASKLESPKDGKGNKPSPLSGKNAQRTVEGVRKAEADGPVNGLSKAAGSQSRSRSREQSCSRSPSRSASPKRRKSDSGSTSGGSKSQSRSRSRSDSPPRQPHRGAPYKGSERRGSRKSKDCKYPTQRPHRSRSQSSSRSRSQSRERVGNSGKYKKKSHYYRDQRRERSRSYERTGHRYERDHPGHSRHRR; encoded by the exons ATGGCGGCGGCGGCGCCCGGGACTCCGGGGTCGGCGGCCCctgcggcagcggcggcggccgGCGGCCCGGGCTCGGGGGGCGCAGTCCCCGGGTCGCAGGGGGTGCTGATCGGGGACAGGCTGTACTCCGGGGTGCTCATCACCTTGGAGAACTGCCTCCTGCCGGACGACAAGCTGCGCTTCACGCCGTCCATGTCAAGCGGCCTCGACACCGACACGGAGACCGACCTCCGCGTGGTGGGCTGCGAGCTCATTCAGGCTGCGGGCATCCTGCTCCGCCTGCCACAG GTGGCCATGGCGACCGGACAGGTGCTGTTCCAGCGGTTCTTCTACACCAAGTCCTTCGTGAAGCATTCCATGGAG CACGTGTCCATGGCCTGCGTCCACCTGGCCTCCAAGATAGAAGAGGCGCCCAGACGGATACGGGACGTCATCAACGTGTTCCATCGCCTGCGACACCTGAGGGAGAAAAA GAAACCGGTGCCTCTAGTACTGGATCAAGACTATGTTAACTTAAAGAATCAAATTATAAAAGCGGAAAGACGAGTTCTCAAAGAGCTGGGGTTTTGCGTCCACGTGAAGCATCCTCACAAG ATAATCGTTATGTACCTTCAGGTGTTAGAGTGTGAGCGTAACCAACACCTGGTCCAGACCTCATG GAACTACATGAACGACAGCCTCCGCACTGACGTCTTCGTGCGGTTCCAGCCTGAGAGCATTGCCTGCGCCTGCATCTATCTCGCCGCCCGGACGCTGGAG ATCCCTTTGCCCAATCGTCCCCACTGGTTTCTTTTGTTTGGAGCAACTGAAGAAGAAATTCAAGAAATCTGCTTAAAAATCCTGCAGCTTTATACTCGGAAGAag GTTGACCTGACGCACTTGGAGAGTGAGGTGGAAAAGAGAAAGCTCGCCATGGAGGCGGCGAAGGCACAGGCGCGGGGCCTGCCGCCAGGGGGCGCGCAATTGCTGGACGGCCCCGCGGGCTTCTCCCCGGCCTCCAAGCTGG AATCACCCAAAGATGGGAAAGGAAACAAGCCTTCCCCGCTGTCCGGGAAGAATGCCCAGAGGACAGTGGAGGGTGTGAGGAAAGCTGAGGCAGACGGCCCTGTGAACGGCTTGTCCAAGGCAGCAGGGAGTCAGAGCCGGAGCAGGAGCCGTGAGCAGAGCTGCTCGAGGTCCCCGTCGCGGTCTGCTTCTCCTAAGAGGAG GAAGAGTGACAGCGGCTCAACGTCTGGCGGGTCCAAGTCACAGAGCCGCTCGCGGAGCCGGAGTGACTCCCCACCGAGACAGCCGCATCGAGGCGCTCCCTACAAAGGCTCTGAGAGGAGGGGCTCTCGGAAGTCCAAGGACTGCAAGTACCCCACCCAGAGGCCACACAGGTCTCGGAGCCAGAGCTCCTCCCGGTCTAGAAGCCAGTCACGGGAGCGGGTGGGTAATTCTggaaaatacaagaagaaaagtCATTACTACAGAGATCAGCGACGGGAGCGTTCGCGGTCATACGAGCGCACTGGCCATCGCTATGAGCGGGACCACCCTGGGCACAGTAGGCATCGGAGGTGA